One genomic segment of Flavobacteriales bacterium includes these proteins:
- the rlmD gene encoding 23S rRNA (uracil(1939)-C(5))-methyltransferase RlmD: MGRRRKEILENVTITDIADKGQALARVNEMVVFVTGVVPGDVCDIQIKRKRKNYAEGHVMKIKELSPIRIEAKCRYFGVCGGCKWQHLSYAQQLEFKNKQVSDALQRIGKVQVAAFEPILGSANVFEYRNKLEFSFSHRRWLTQEEVESGQVFDDVPSLGFHVPGRWDKVLDVKECHLMAEPSNAIRNRVREMALANEFSYYNLNEQTGFLRNLIVRSTMTGEWMVILSVAEDRPADVKMILDTLVAEFPQLTSVMWVFNNKPNDTIGELDIQVHHGNDHIMEEMEGLKFRVGPKSFYQTNGPQAYELYKITRDFAALTGNEVVYDLYTGTGTIAQFVAKQAKKVVGIEYVEPAIVDAKLNAALNSIDNCSFYAGDMKDVFTQELIAKEGRPDVVITDPPRAGMHADVIARLNELLPDRIVYVSCNPATQARDIQLLSENYEVKNVRPVDMFPHTHHVESVALLELKK; this comes from the coding sequence ATGGGAAGAAGACGCAAAGAGATCCTTGAGAATGTGACCATTACCGACATTGCCGACAAAGGGCAGGCGCTGGCACGGGTGAACGAGATGGTGGTGTTTGTAACGGGCGTGGTGCCGGGCGATGTGTGCGACATTCAGATCAAGCGCAAGCGCAAGAACTACGCAGAAGGGCATGTGATGAAGATCAAGGAGCTCTCCCCCATTCGCATTGAGGCCAAATGCCGCTACTTTGGCGTGTGTGGCGGATGCAAATGGCAGCATTTGAGCTATGCGCAGCAGTTGGAATTCAAGAACAAACAGGTGAGCGATGCGCTGCAACGCATTGGAAAGGTGCAGGTGGCAGCCTTTGAGCCTATTCTGGGTTCGGCCAATGTGTTCGAATACCGCAACAAGTTGGAATTCAGTTTCAGTCACCGCAGGTGGCTAACGCAGGAAGAGGTGGAAAGCGGACAGGTGTTTGACGATGTGCCTTCCTTGGGCTTTCACGTTCCCGGGCGCTGGGATAAGGTGCTTGACGTAAAGGAATGTCACCTGATGGCCGAGCCGAGCAACGCCATCCGAAACCGCGTAAGGGAGATGGCGCTGGCAAACGAATTCTCATACTACAACCTGAACGAACAGACGGGCTTTCTGCGCAACCTCATTGTGCGCAGCACCATGACAGGCGAGTGGATGGTGATCTTGAGCGTGGCAGAAGACCGTCCTGCAGATGTGAAGATGATACTCGACACGCTGGTGGCTGAGTTCCCACAACTGACTTCGGTAATGTGGGTTTTCAATAATAAACCGAACGATACCATTGGCGAACTGGACATTCAGGTACACCACGGCAACGACCATATCATGGAAGAAATGGAAGGATTGAAGTTCCGCGTAGGGCCGAAATCATTCTATCAGACCAATGGTCCACAGGCCTATGAGCTGTATAAGATAACCCGCGATTTTGCTGCACTCACAGGCAACGAAGTGGTCTACGACCTGTACACAGGCACAGGAACCATTGCGCAGTTTGTGGCCAAACAGGCCAAGAAAGTGGTAGGTATTGAATACGTGGAACCGGCCATTGTCGATGCCAAACTGAATGCAGCATTGAACAGCATAGACAACTGTAGCTTCTACGCAGGCGATATGAAAGATGTGTTTACACAGGAACTGATTGCCAAAGAAGGCAGGCCCGATGTAGTGATAACCGACCCACCACGCGCTGGTATGCATGCCGATGTGATTGCACGATTGAACGAACTCCTACCCGACCGCATTGTGTATGTGAGCTGTAATCCAGCCACGCAAGCACGCGACATTCAACTGCTGAGCGAGAACTACGAAGTGAAGAACGTACGACCTGTGGATATGTTCCCGCACACGCATCATGTGGAGAGTGTAGCGCTTTTGGAGCTTAAAAAGT